In Gammaproteobacteria bacterium, the genomic window GGCATAAAAGCCAATCAATGGAATGTCTCCAAGATAACTGCGGATTAAGCGTTGTTCGATACCAGCAATGCCAAAAATTCGCTCGCCACGGCTAAAACAAGAAAAATAAAGCGCGGCCTGGGGTGGCCGTGGGACACGGCGCATTAAGTTGGCTAAAATTTTTTCGAGATTTTCTCGGGCTTGATTGGCGTCACGGCGGCAAAACAAAATGGATTGTCCGATGCGAGGCCATTCACCAATGGCAATCCATCCTTGACCACGGTCAATGGCAATTAGGTTGCGCACGGTGTAATCATTGGTATTGGGAATTAGCAGTCCGGTAAAAATATAACCATTGATTCGATTAAGTTTCCGCGCCAGAAGTTCGCCGATATCTTCGCGCAGAACATCAATTGCGGGACGGCCATCCAGAGTACGGATGAGGTTACGTTCACAATCGGTGACTTGGCGTGATGGGCCAATGGGAATGCAACCTTGGGTAAGGGCAGTGTAAACCGGCACGAGTTCATTGAAAATTACTCCTGACACCGCGCCTTGCACTAGACTGTTAGCAATTTGAGTATGGCTCCCCCTGGAGGATACGATGCCACCCACCGCGAAACCGCCGGGAAGTTCACCAACCAGCGCTCGAAGAAGTTCTGGAGTATGGATGCTGTTAGGATCGCCGTGAACGACCGCTAGATGACGTTCCCGTGGTCGATACCAACTCCCGTGGGTGCGGACTACCGGACTCATGCTCCTGGATGTGGTCGCAAAGACCCGAAACCCATCGGCGGGAAAGGCACCAACAAGCACTACGATAGCAGGAGTATCAAAGTATTCTTTATCACCAACACTAAGGCCGATGCCAACGGTCCCTACCCAATTAGAAACCTTAGTCCGACCACGCAACTCGGCGACCAAAAGGTCAAGCTCATCGGCATAGTGATCAGTGGCATAAATAAAACCGAGGTTGGCACCAGGTGGAAGCGGCTCAATCTGGCGGCAAATCGTAACTACTGAGGTGCTACGCTCGGTAATGGCATAACCCATTGAAAAACGACGCACGACGGATGGTCCTCCTTGGTTCGCTCTGGGAAGCTGCGGTTATTTACGCACCAACACCCATCCGTGAAAAATTTATGGATTCACCGGCGACATCGCGTCGGCAAGCCGTTGAATTGCCAAATTCAAACGCCATCCGTAAATGGCCGCGTAAGTCAGGACATTGCGCACGTAGCGGCGGGTCTCATCGAAGGGGATGGATTCGATCCAAGCGTCTGCTGCCATGGTTGCTCGTGGTCGCCATTGCTTGACCCTGCCTGGACCCGCGTTGTAGGCCGCCGCTGCAAGGGCAAGACTACCTTGATGATCAATCATCTGCGCCAGAAAGGCACTGCCTATGCGCAAGTTGTACTCTGGATCGAGCAAGATAGAGGCGCCCGCAAATGGAACCTTGAGACGCCGGGCTACTTGTGTGGCGGTGGCGGGCATAAGCTGCATCAGACCCAAGGCACCTGCCGGGGAACGAACATCAGGCATGAAAATGCTCTCCTGGCGCGCCACCGCGAAAATGACTGCGGGCGATATTCCAGCCTTAACAGCCTGGGCCATGACTTGGCGTTGATAGGGAAGTGGAAAGCGCAACACCAGGTCATTTTCCTCCGTGCTACGTCCGAGTGTGGCAATCACTCGATCTGGCCAATTCCAGCGGGCGGCGAGGAGGGCGGCGGCAGATAATTCCCGCGCGTCGCTACCGCCAATGGCAGCCATCCACTCACGTCTTCCCTCAGAAAG contains:
- a CDS encoding Small ligand-binding sensory domain FIST; amino-acid sequence: MRRFSMGYAITERSTSVVTICRQIEPLPPGANLGFIYATDHYADELDLLVAELRGRTKVSNWVGTVGIGLSVGDKEYFDTPAIVVLVGAFPADGFRVFATTSRSMSPVVRTHGSWYRPRERHLAVVHGDPNSIHTPELLRALVGELPGGFAVGGIVSSRGSHTQIANSLVQGAVSGVIFNELVPVYTALTQGCIPIGPSRQVTDCERNLIRTLDGRPAIDVLREDIGELLARKLNRINGYIFTGLLIPNTNDYTVRNLIAIDRGQGWIAIGEWPRIGQSILFCRRDANQARENLEKILANLMRRVPRPPQAALYFSCFSRGERIFGIAGIEQRLIRSYLGDIPLIGFYANGEVSYNNIHGYAGVVTVFL